agagagaaacagagggagagagagaaacagagagagaaacaaacagagaaacagagagagaaacagacagagaaacaaacagagaaacagagagagaaacagagagagaagtagagagaaacagagagaaacagagagagaaacagagagagaaacagacagagaaacagagaaacagagagaaacagagagaaacagagagagaaacagagagagaaacagagagaaacagagagaaacagagagagaaacagagagagaaacaaagatacagagaaacagagagagaaacagagagagaaacaaagatacagagaaacagagagagaaacagagagagaaacagagagagaaacaaagatacagagaaacagagagagaaacagagagagaaacagagagagaaacaaagatacagagaaatagacagagaaacaaacagagaaacagacagagaaacagagaaacagagggagagagagagagagaaacaaagatacagagaaacagagagagaaacagagagagaaacagagagagaaacagagagaaacagagagagaaacagagagagaaacagagagagaaacaaagatacagagaaacagagagagaaacagagagaaacagagagagaaacagagagagaaacagagagagaaacagagagagaaacaaagatacagagaaacagagagagaaacagagagagaaacagagggagagagagagaaacagagagagaaacagagggagggagagagagaaacagagagagaaacagagggagagagagagagaaacagagagagaaacagagggagagagagagagaaacagagagagaaacagagagagaaacagagggagagagagagagacagagagagaaacagagagaaacagagagagacagagagagaaacagagagagacagagagaaatagagagagaaacagagagaaacagagagagacagagagagaaacagaaagaaacagagagaaacagagagaaacagagagaaacagagagagacagagagagaaacagagagaaacagagagagaaacagagagagaaacagagagagaaacagagagaaacagagagaaacagagagaaatagagagagaaacagagaaacagagagagaaacagagagagaaacagagagagaaacagagagaaacagagagaaacagagagaaatagagagagaaacagagaaacagagagaaatagagagagaaacagagaaacagagagaaacagagagaaacagagagagaaacagagagagaaacagagagaaacagagagaaacagagagaaacagagagaaacagagagagatagagagagaaacagagagagacagagagaaatagagagagaaacagagaaacagagagaaacagagagaaacagagagagacagagagagaaacagaaagaaacagagagaaacagagagaaacagagagagacagagagagaaacagagagaaacagagagagaaacagagagagaaacagagagagaaacagagagaaacagagagaaacagagagaaatagagagagaaacagagaaacagagagagaaacagagagagaaacagagagagaaacagagagaaacagagagaaacagagagaaatagagagagaaacagagaaacagagagaaatagagagagaaacagagaaacagagagaaacagagagaaacagagagagaaacagagagagaaacagagagaaacagagagaaacagagagaaacagagagaaacagagagaaacagagagagatagagagagaaacagagagagacagagagaaatagagagagaaacagagaaacagagagaaacagagagaaacagagagagaaacagagagaaacagagagagaaacagagagaaacagagagagacagagagagaaacagagagaaacagagagagaaacagagagagaaacagagagagaaacagagagaaacagagagaaacagagagaaacagagagagaaacagagagaaacagagagaaatagagagaaatagagagagaaacagacagagaaacagagaaacagacagaaacagagagagaaacagagagaaacagagagaaacagagagagaaacagagagaaacagagagagaaacagacagaaacagagagagaaacagagagcaacagagagaaatagagagaaatagagagagaaacagacagagaaacagagaaacagagagaaatagagagagaaacagagagagaaacagagagaaacagagagaaatagagagagaaacagagagaaacagagagaaacagagagaaatagagagagaaacagacagagaaacagagaaacagagagaaatagagagagaaacagagagagaaacagagagagaaacagagagagaaacagacagagaaacagagagaaatagagagagaaacagagagaaacagagaaacagagagaaatagagagagaaacagagagagaaacagagaaacagagagagaaacagagagagaaacagagaaacagagagaaacagagagagaaacagagaaacagagagaaacagagagagaaacgaagagagaaacagagagaaaaacagagagaaaaacagagagagaaacagagagaaacagagaaacagagagaaatagagagagaaacagagagaaacagagaaacagagagaaatagagagagaaacagagagggaaacagagagagaaacagagaaacagagagaaacagagagagaaacgaagagagaaacagagagaaacagagagagaaacgaagagagaaacagagagaaacagagagagaaacgaagagagaaacagagagaaaaacagagagaaaaacagagagagaaacaaagggaAGCAGATGTGTGATCAGAGGACACATTCTAAGGaagtgaaggaggaggaagaggaggaggagaaggagtggATACTGATactaatgataataatgatgataatgtcaataataataatcatcatcatgTGAGGTCCAGGTCATACCTCTTCTCTGAAGACGGACCGCAGTCTCTCTTCACAGTCTCAAACTGCCCACTCTTTTAAAAGACTACACAGACCCCCCCATGCCAACGTCACCACACTTCTAATCACACACACCcatccctcaccctctcctcacctctcacctcCCCCTAACCTACCCAACGCATCATACCCATCTTATCTTTCAGTGTTATGGTAcaattttgattgtttatttcacttttgtttattatctacttccctTGCTTTGGCATTGAAAACATATGTTTccgatgccaataaagcccttacattgaaactgaactgaattgaattgagagagagagagagagagagagagagagagagagagagagagagagagagagagagagagagagagagagagagaaagagaaagagaaagagagagtaaactACCTTACAAAAGTAGCCTTGCTAGGCCTAGCATTTCTAGGCCCAACATTTCTTCTCTCCACTGTATTTAGATTTCCCCCTGTTATCTATACATtgacatatacagtatagtatgttCCAAAAATTACCTATAGAGGGCAGGGGCTAATATTTGAGAAATGTACTCCAAAGGACTGCCTCGAAGAAGCGTTGGGCCataccacagatagaacaatgaaaccgatatttcactggatgtaaCATTTGTGACGCATatgcttggcgtttccactcaatCCCAAaaatggtagtgagaggaagtccACTGGCTGGCAATGGGAGAAGATTGAAGAAGATGGTTTTTGACCAACATTCTGTAAGTTttctcatcgattaaacatttgatctcaatacagttttttcTTCCCAAAATTAAAATCTGCTATGAACAGAGTGAACTAGGTTTTGTATACTTTACCCTTTATCAAAATTGTACAAAAAAATGCGTTGTTCGGAAGGAGAGCAACGGCGAATttagttattgcacacgcgcacttcacGGAGTAGGCGTTCTCTAACTGAAATATGCAGATATATGCTAGAACAGGCCAATAGGATCTTGCTAAACCGTGCTTGGTTCTGCCCACTATGGctcatttgttcccattggaaacgacaggctgtggtctatctggGTTTAGTTATACAAAATCTTTGGCCACACCACACGTTATCATATCCGGTTAAATACGTATCTCTGTTGGCGGGAACTGTACAGTAGTCCACAGTTGGCTGCCTAGTATATCTTCACTGTATATCTTCATTTTGGTTGAGCTAAAAATCATTTTTCATCATTGCACTTTTTCGTCAAGTTAAAATGTCTCGTGTGCTGAACTGCATTGTGGCTGTTTGTCCTGATATGGGGATTGGAAATAACGGGAATCTACCTTGGCATCCGAAGAGACTCAAGTAAGTaacgttagcctagctagctagctaacgtcgtTAGCCTCATTCATTCATTTAGTTTCAACAGCTAGCTAAGCCATCTACAACAATAGCCTATATACACATCATATCTGTTTCAACTAGCTGGCAACGAATGGAAAGCTAACAACATTGTTGAAATGGCAAATATTGGTCTATTGATGTGTGGTACAGAAATCTAGCAAGAAATCTAGCAAGTCAGCTTGCTGATAATGCAATGAATGACAACGTTGGGGATCCAAAGTCCAGGGTTTGCACAAGGCTCAAGTATCATGGCATATAACAGGAAGTCATAATTTCTGTAGTTAACCCATAAAATTGACTTCACAGTTTCTCTACATTCTTACTGGACTGTTGTTTTTCCTCCTTGTCTCACATACAATAATGATGTTGACTTCTTTTACAGTAATGAATTTAAGTATTTCCAGAAGATGACAATGACGTCTTCAGTGGAAGGTACAGTGAGTTTCCATACATTTGACATGTTATTcattttagcagatgttcttgtccagagcgatttacagttagtccattcatcttaagataccgTAGCTAGGTAGGATTACCACATATCACAGGTATAAAAAGTTACTTTTTCCTCAATACAGTAGCTTTATCAGTAGAGTCATAGCTGGGTGTGTGGTGGGGGTAAAgggctggttcaggttattacatattatttgtatttttttaaccaATGAGGTGTAAATCACATGAGTTTACTCCACGCACGGATACAGTCATTGGCTGGTTCAGTTGTGAACACTGTGACAGTTGTAAACATGAAACGGTATTATTAATGACCACTAGGTGGCAGTATAGCACCATGTGCACAGTATCATGAGACGAAATATCATCTGGTAAATATTATTTTTAAAGGGCAATTCCGCCACTTTTTAACCTCGtcttcattatctccagcaccaaaccGTTTCCATGATCGGTggttaaaaaaaacataaaaaaatgcctctctgtgacatcacagggtaggattaaaaGTTTTTTAATAAttgtgattttcaaaacctgcaacgAGTTTCTAGCCCAAGGGAGAGTATTTTCTTTCTCCCCACGTCACCGCGAATCTCAGTGTTTGAAAATCATTGTTTttaaaatgtcattgtttttgatgATGTAATCGGTGTAACTTTTTTACTTTATTGTCTACAAAACTTAGAAATGCActgttttcacatatgtagacactggtattgtgctcATCATAATGAAAATTAGGTTCAAAAGTGGTGGAGTTGctctttaataaaaaaaataaaaaacactcgTGGTCCAAATGAATACACCGGTACATACCCTCACTGCTTTTACAGTACTGAGTCCAAAGTCAGGAGCATCTACAGTATAtaaaccaaatcaaattttattggtcacatacacatggttagcagatgttaatgcgagtgtagcgaaatgcttgtgcttctagttccgaccatgcagtaatatctaacaagtaatctaacaatttcacaacgacTATCTTAAACACACAAGTGTAAAAGAAtgattaagaatatgtacatataaatatatggatggccgaacggcataggcaagatgcagtagatggtatagagtacagtatatacatatgagatgagtaatgtagggtatgtaaacattatgtaaagtggcattgtttaaagtgactagtgatacatttattacatccaatttttaattattaaagtggctagagatttgagtcagtatgttggcagcagccactcagtgttagtgatggctgtttaacagtctggtggccgtgagatagaagctgtttttcagtgtctcggtcccagctttgatgcacctgtactgacctcgccttctggatgatagcagaggtgaacaggcagtggctcaggtggttgttgtccttgatgatctttttggccttcctgtgacatcgggtggtgtaggtgtcctggtgggcaggtagtttgcacccggtgatgcgttgtgcagacctcactaccctctggagagccttacggttgtgggaggagcagttgccgtaccaggcggtgatacagcccgacaggattgtgcatctaaaagtttgtgagtgtttttggtgacaagccacatttcttcagcctcctgaggttgaagaggcgctgctgcgccttcttcaccacgctgtctgtgtgggtggaccatttcagtttgtccgtgatgtgtacgccgaggaacttaaaactttccaccttctccactactgtcccgtcgatgtggataggggggctgctccctctgctgtttcctgaagtccacgatcatctcctttgttttgttgacgttgagtgagaggttattttcctgacaccacactccgagggccctcacctcctccctgtaggccgtctcgtcgttgttggtaatcaagcctaccgctgtagtgtcgtctgcaaacttgatataACATCTCACTCATCACATGAGCTGAGCACCTATATCACATGTTCTGTCATCATCAAATGTCATTCCCCTGTCCTTTTCTGGATGACTTTCCTCACTATATTCCAGTCCTGTTCTTTCTACCTGGTAGTTCATTTCACCCACCTGGTTCCCTAGATCTGAAACAGTCCTAGATTAGAATGAGAGCATGAAAACAAAAAGTGTTTTTGCCCTTCAGTTCTGGAATCAAACAGTCCTGTGCTAGACTGTAGGCCTGGCCTAGCCCTGAGACGTGGCCTCCATAGACACCATAGCAGGCCTCAGCCATGTCTCAGGGCAGTGTAGGACCCTGAGCTATTCTTGACCAGGGGAAACTCATGTCTGTCTGGGATTGGTTAAATAAACAGAATGTTGTCATCTTCTCTGACTGGGATTGGTTAAATAAACAGAATGTTGTCATCTTCTCTGTCTGGGATTGGTTAAATAAACAGAATGTTGTCATGTTCTCTGACTGGGATTGGTTAAATAAACAGAATGTTGTCATCTTCTCTGTCTGGGATTGGTTAGGTTAACAGAATGTTGTCATCTTCTCTGACTGGGATTGGTTAGGTTAACAGAATGTTGTCATTTCTGTCTGGGATTGGTTAGGTAAACAGAATGTTGTCATTTCTGTCTGGGATTGGTTAGGTAAACAGAATGTTGTCATTTCTGTCAGGGATTGGTTAAATAAACAGAATGTTGTCATTTCTGTCTGGGATTGGTTAGGTTAACAGAATGTTGTCATTTCTGTCTGGGATTGGTTAGGTAAACAGAATGTTGTCATCATGGGGCGGAAGACGTGGTTCTCCATTCCAGAGCGGAACCGGCCACTCAAGAACAGGATCAACATCGTTCTCAGCAGAGAACTTAAGTAAGAGGCATGGAGGACATCTGTAATGACAGTCACTTACCAGCTACTCATTTCTATACAATGTGTTCATCATCCTGTGTTATCTGTACCTGCAAGAGGATAGTATAGGGAAGGTTGTCTTCCTCTGTGTGTCTATTAGTGTCATAAGGGACAATGTAATACTGAAGCCATTAAATACTATGAACCAAAACACATTGTTACTACCATGTTGTCTTAACATTACTAACGTGTTGCCCTGACATTACTACCGTGTTGCCCTAGCATTACTACCGTGTTGTCTTAACATTACTCCCGTGTTGTCTTAACATTACTACCGTGTTGTCTTAACATTACTACCGTGTTGCCCTTAACATTAATTCCATGTTGCCCTTAACATTACTACCGTGTTGTCCTAACATTACTCCCGTGTTGCCCTGACATTACTCCCGTGTTGCCCTAACTTTACTCCCGTGTTGCCCTGACATTACTCCCGTGTTGCCCTGACATTACTACCGTGTTGCCCTGACATTACTCCCGTGTTGCCCTAACATTACTCCCGTGTTGCCCTGACATTACTCCCGTGTTGCCCTGACATTACTCCCGTGTTGCCCTGACATTACTCCCGTGTTGCCCTGACATTACTCCCGTGTTGCCCTGACATTACTCCCGTGTTGCCCTAACATTACTACCGTGTTGTCTTAACATTACTCCCGTGTTGCCCTGACATTACTCCCGTGTTGCCCTGACATTACTCCCGTGTTGCCCTGACATTACTCCCGTGTTGCCCTGACATTACTACCGTGTTGCCCTGACATTACTACCGTGTTGCCTTAACATTACTACCGTGTTGCCTTAACATTACTACCGTGTTGCCCTAACATTACTACCGTGTTGCCCTAACATTACTACAGTTTTGTCTTAACATTACTACCGTGTTGTCTTAAGATTACTACCGTGTTGTCTTAACACAACTACCGTGTTGCCCTAACATTACTACCGTGTTGCCCTAACATTACTACCGTGTTGCCTTAACATTACTCCCGTGTTGCCCTAACATTACTACCGTGGTGTCTTAACACAACTACCGTGTTGCCCTAACACTACTCCCGTGTTGCCCTAACATTACTCCCGTGTTGCCCTAACATTACTACCGTGTTGTCTTAACATTACTCCCGTGTTGCCCTGACATTACTCCCGTGTTGCCCTGACATTACTCCCGTGTTGCCCTGACATTACTCCCGTGTTGCCCTGACATTACTCCCGTGTTGCCCTGACATTACTACCGTGTTGCCCTGACATTACTACCGTGTTGCCTTAACATTACTACCGTGTTGCCTTAACATTACTACCGTGTTGCCCTAACATTACTACCGTGTTGCCCTAACATTACTACAGTTTTGTCTTAACATTACTACAGTGTTGCCCTGACATTACTACCGTGTTGCCTTAACATTACTACCGTGTTGCCTTAACATTACTACCGTGTTGCCCTAACATTACTACCGTGTTGCCCTAACATTACTCCCGTGTTGCCCTAACATTACTCCCGTGTTGCCCTGACATTACTCCCGTGTTGTGGTAATGTCAGAAAGCCTCCAGCCGGGGCTCACCACCTGGCGTCAGACTTCCGCTCAGCACTCTGCCTGCTGGACATGGCTGAGATGGCAGAACGGGCCGACCAGGTCTGGGTGATCGGGGGCAGCTCTCTGTACAAGGTAAGAAATACACAGGCCTTAGCCATTGGTCCTTCATGTGGAGGATTGGATAGGGTCCATTTGGAATGGGTCAACAGTCTCTGAGCATGGCCTTGCACCAGATGGGAACTTGTGTAGAGGGATGTGGTAATAAAGACAGACTTGTAGAGAAATGGGTTTTGAGTGAGTGGGCGCTTTGAAACTGTTTACTAGAGTGGGAACTTCTTTAGTGTTCTAAACGTATTTTACCTCAGAAACTTGTGACGCAAGACCTCATTGACGACCTTGGTGCATTCTCCACTGTCAAAAAACACTGAGACACTTTTCAATTATGCTATTTGTCCACTAATCTGAAAGAAATTGAAAGTAGAAAAGTTTCAAtctccatacacacacgcacctcATACCTTTCTTTCCCTCGGTAGGTTGTCATGGAGACCTCATCGCTCAAGGATGCTTTTGACAATACAGCACACGCTCTTGAAGTCTCTTCacttctccacacacacacacacactctctctctccacctcataTCTCCATCTAAAGTGTTAACTCTTTAAATGTTAAGTTTGGGACTTTAGACCTTGACTATTTTCCATTTAACCACATAACCTTATGAACACACAAACTGTCCGGGTCGATCTACAATGGGGCATTttagtagaaaataacatcttggGTCTATTTGTCAAGAGTTTCAGAGTTGGAGTGCTGATCTTAGATCAGGTCTTCCCCCCCTtaataatctgattcattatgttcTAAAGGGCaaactgatctaagatcagtactcctactctgaAATG
The window above is part of the Salmo salar chromosome ssa15, Ssal_v3.1, whole genome shotgun sequence genome. Proteins encoded here:
- the dhfr gene encoding dihydrofolate reductase; the protein is MSRVLNCIVAVCPDMGIGNNGNLPWHPKRLNNEFKYFQKMTMTSSVEGKQNVVIMGRKTWFSIPERNRPLKNRINIVLSRELKKPPAGAHHLASDFRSALCLLDMAEMAERADQVWVIGGSSLYKEMMESQGTRRLFVTRILQQFKSDTFLPEINQDQYRLLPEFPGVPQDLQEEAGLQYRFEVYESIDQ